Below is a window of Vicugna pacos chromosome 20, VicPac4, whole genome shotgun sequence DNA.
CTTTTAGTAATGTCAGGGCGTGGGAAACAGGGTGGTAAGGCTCGCGCCAAGGCCAAGACCCGCTCCTCGCGGGCAGGGCTCCAGTTTCCAGTGGGCCGAGTGCACCGCCTGCTGCGCAAGGGCAATTACTCGGAGCGGGTTGGGGCCGGCGCGCCGGTGTATCTGGCGGCGGTGCTGGAGTACCTGACGGCCGAGATCCTGGAGCTGGCGGGCAACGCCGCCCGCGACAACAAGAAAACGCGCATTATCCCGCGCCACCTGCAGTTGGCCATCCGCAACGACGAGGAACTTAATAAGCTGTTGGGGCGCGTGACCATTGCGCAGGGTGGAGTCCTACCTAACATCCAGGCTGTGCTGCTGCCCAAGAAGACAGAGAGCCACCACAAGGCCAAGGGCAAGTAAAGTGTTGATTTTCTTGTACGACACTTTTGTTGTCCATTATCCAAAAAAGCCAAGTCTTacaaaggctcttttcagagccacCCACCTTTTCCTTTTGAAGAGTTGTTAACGCTTTTTCATTCTGCCCATATTAAGATTCTGACACCAAGCGAAAATCCACAAGTAGTAAGTGAATCGCCCACGGGAAATCGTTAGGCCCAATAAATCTTTAAGAGTAAGTTAGCTGTAATAAGCCACACGATGTTATTGTAAACCAGATAAAGTGAGTGAGGTTCCAGTTAGAGAAGTTGCCCTCTGTTTCTGTAGTGACTTTTGGAACGTTTTTCGAACTGAACAAGGAAAGCATGGTAGTCGAAGGCGCGGGAGTCTTAAAAACTAACCGTCAATTTTTGGTGAAGTTACGGGACACACCAGACTTCCGCGACTAGATTTAACAGTTTAAAAAGCATTACATACTTCGCTGAAGCAATTGAGAGTAAGTTACAGATCCTTGATACTCCGATCTTGTCAAAAGCATCGTCCACAATACTTGTGCCACACCCAATAAAATTGAGTATCTTTAGATGCAACCCacatgtttaaaattccaaattacCTTTAGTtgttgcagggtttttttttttttaatctatttggcGATATTTGCGTTGTTTGTGTGTAACTGCCTTGCTGTACATTTGTAAAGACCTCAAAAGGTTTCTGTCCACAATGGATACAGAAGAGaacgggtaaataaaatgacgTCAGGGCGTCAAAGCCGCTGTGGTAAAGGACAGGGTTTAGTATTCATTCGCCAACCTGAAGGCAGCTCTTAATCCGGGCAGCGGGGCGCAGAAATGGACCAATCCGGAGAGGGCGCGGGGACTTTTGAATGGTCTTGGGCCCAATAGTCGATGGTCTGGCTGTATAAAAGGAGGAGGGCTGAGCGTCTTTCACCGGCGTCTGTGAAGGCAGTCTTCGTGGTGTTTCGTGATGGCTCGTACCAAGCAGACAGCCCGCAAGTCCACCGGCGGCAAGGCGCCGCGCAAGCAGCTGGCCACCAAGGCGGCCCGCAAGAGCGCGCCGGCCACGGGCGGCGTGAAGAAGCCGCACCGCTACCGGCCCGGCACGGTGGCCCTGCGCGAGATCCGCCGCTACCAGAAGTCCACGGAGCTGCTGATCCGCAAGCTGCCGTTCCAGCGGCTGGTGCGCGAGATCGCGCAGGACTTCAAGACCGACCTGCGCTTCCAGAGCTCGGCCGTGATGGCGCTGCAGGAGGCGTGCGAGGCCTACCTGGTGGGGCTCTTCGAGGACACCAACCTGTGCGCCATCCACGCCAAGCGCGTCACCATCATGCCCAAGGACATCCAGCTCGCGCGCCGCATCCGCGGGGAGAGGGCGTAAACCGTTAAAAACTGAGTGCCACCGTTAAAcccaaaggctcttttcagagccacCTACAGTTTCGCTTTGAAGAGCTGTGCCTTAAGGGGGTAACCAAAAATGGAGTACGGCAGGATTCCACCCCACACCCCAGATATTCTTGATTAGGTAAATCCTGCCATATCACACTATTTTACAAGCTGTCTTTAACTTTACAATAATATAGGATGCTGAGGATCATGACAGCCACCAAGTGCAAAGAATTGCTTTTCATTccttatttcagtagtttctcTGCCTACCTCTGAGATGGGAATTGATAACACCCTGCTAAAATAATTGGAACGACTCGCCCAACAACAAAACTAACAATATACAGAAGCTTAAATGTGAGTTGGTTTATTTGCATTCCGGGGTTTCAATAAACTTTCGGTTTACAAAGTAATTGCTTCTAAGAGTAACGTTGAATATTTCTTGTGTatagtttttaacattttatttttctgggctGGTAGAAGCTGTTCTGCCTGGCACGGATTTTTTTTTACCCATTTAAGGGTTCTGTCAGAAGCACCAATGCTCCTGGCTTAAACTAAGGTTGCTTTGCCTCATCTACCCCAAGTTCTTGGCCCCTGCTGCAGTCCAAGTACCTTggtttttcctttccttgtttATAACTGTGCTGGCTTTTATGGAACACTGTTCGAcctttaatattttatgtatcttGGTGGGGGGGAGGTGTTTTAGGCACAGGGCCTCATCAGATTTCTTAGCGGGGAAAAATAGTGCCCATTCTTGTCAAAGGATCAGACAGTGTACTTAGTGGCTGGAACTGGCTGctgcttcctttccctcccctcccagccaagGAATATGGATTTGGCTTTTAAGTTTTCGTTTACTTTGGCATCTTGACAGAAGAAATGTGCAGCGTCTAGGAAAAATTGGCATCATCTTAATCTGTAACCTTGTTAATCCTTCTATGGCATGCTCTGTACACACAGCATTTAGATGCTAACTTGccagggttcaaattccagctttaCCACTTAATGTGTTATATTAGACAAATCAATTACTCCATCAGAAAAATGAGGGTAACACTACCCTCCTTAATAGTGTTGTTAGGATAATGCGCATTGGTTAGGGTGCACATAGCATTATATACGTGCTATTTTCCTGAGCTGTGTATCATCTCTTAGTCTAAGTGttgtttcaaaatatgaaataaactttagcttctaaatttctttttcattttacattatttAGTTGCATCGATTGTGCTCAGTTTAGAAATAAAACTTCAGgcattttaaaatcaaagcaTGGAAGAAAATCATACTTGTGAAAGAAAATGTACTGAACACTTTGGACTGGGGGTGGTGCCAGCATTTGAATATCATGGCATTAAGCGTCTATTACTTTATATTACAGGGGTGACAGGTTGGGTTGGAGACAAAAGAGGGTGCTTAATGTGCAGACTATCTTTAAATGGCTGTCTGAAGATCCTCAGTCAAACAGGGTTTTTCTTAGGCCCACAGAGTGATGTTACACCACAGGCTGAAGTTTACAGCTAATGCTGTTGAAGGCTGGAATGAATTTTGGTTTGTTATAGAGActttgaaaggaaaggaaggaggaagtcaAGATCAGGACTTAAAAATTTAGTAGCAGCCTTTCCTGTGTTCCCTATCAAAGTGAGTTACAGCTCACTGAGTGGTGTAGGGAGATTTAACACAACAGTGGGCAGCTGGTATAAAGATTTGAACTGTACTCCAGAGTAGGCTGCAGGTAAGCCAGAAGCCTGAGACTGTCAAAGCAGGCACAAAGGAACATATTTGGACAACCATGTTTTACATGTTACATATGAAAAGCAAAACACTTTTTCAATGCCTTGTACTTTAAGTGCTgtgggcttttttgttttttgttttttaatcttcacTAACATACATATTTGTTGATATTGTGCTGCAGGTTAAAACCTGAAAATGAGTCCTCAGGGCAATATCTCAAGTTCAGGTAGACTCTTTAGTAACAATACCAGGTGAAAATACGTCACGTTTGTGTACGAGGTCTATGTGCCAATCTCTGCTCTAATGCTTTGCTTACATTAGCTAAACTAAATCCTCACAAAAGTTCCATCAGTATTATTGTTACCCAGTTGGTCACACAGCCAtagcaggaaaaataaattttccctctacccttctgagTTCTTAGCTGAGAATCCTgaaatgagacagattaacaagagaaaaacagaaataacatgTATATCTCATGTATACGTGTGAGATACCCAGGGAAAAATGACTAACTCCTTGGGCTGTCCTAAAATTCAGACTTAAATACCATCTTAATAGGGAAAGGGTAGGGGGTATATAGGCCTCTTACAGGAGAATAAAAGATTTTCAGGAAAGGGTGAACGAGCCCTTACTTCTAAGGATGGGAGAGGTATGATAGTGATAAAATTATGTTTAAGGCAGgacaaaatttttcatttttcagtttcattaggtagaattgttacaatttgactgcacatatacaatactGCATGTAAATAGACATACAATATACTGTACATATTTTTAACTTTACACAAaggtactgttcattgtttctaagaatagagAATTAGCTTgttaaatttacatagttatcaaaggaagaaagccaacaaCAAAATGAGAATCAACAGAACACAgtaatcataaaggacagtcaaatgtgcttacacattcAAGAAATTAATCATCTAAGGTATAAATAAGTAGTTAATTTGagaacaagaaaaattttaagcctAAAATTCTTTGCCCGTTTGGGGCCACCACCCCTCTTTAGAGTGCATTGTGCATGTACATTACACATTGACCAGACATCCTAGGAAGACACAGGAATGCCTCTTTGAAAAGAGCAGTTTTCTTCTGGTGCCAGCAAGGTAACACCTTAGGAGAAAACATTCTCCTCAATCCTGAAAGGGTCTTAATGACCCCACCGCTTGCCTTGTACCTGCGGATCTGGATTATGTAGACTGTCAATATGTAACTTTCACATATAACTCTTTGTCTCAAAAACTTTTATAACTGCTTTGACTTCTAACAAGCAGAACAGTCCTCAGAGCTTCCTGAAGGGCTGTCttctgggttataatcctcaggttGGCGCAAATAAAATTCTCTTAGCTTGACAATTTTTGCAGACAATAGTTTTGTGACAAGGGATGTCTGGGTGTAGTGTCAACTTTTAGTCTCCTTTCCTGTGATAAGCATCACACTTCCCTGGTTAATGAGACTTCTTGGGAAGGGATTTATGACAACTGAGTTCCTTTTGGAGGTTGTCTTTAGGCAGATAATGGGAGTTCACAGAAAAGCCTCCCTGCCTTTGCTGCTATTCTGCTACAGCACAAAATAATCGGCATACTGTACGTATAATTGAGGGACAATAATTTTCCTTCTACCCATCCAAGTTCTTAAGAaggcagattaacaagagaaaaatgaaagtttcTTTAGTAACATGGATACCTCATATGCATGAGAGAGATCCAGAAAAAAACTGAGCAAAATTCCTCAAATTGGCACAAGTTACCACCTTAAATATCATCTTAAGCTAACGACAAAAGAAGTGGGAGAGAGCCAGTTAccaagaaaaggaacaaagataaTGTTATACAGAATTAAGTCCAGTTCCTTCTTATTGATGAGATTCTCTGGTGATTTCCACTCATTTCCTGATACAGAGAAGGAGACACAAATTGagatttcctttataaatgtaaatgtgcCTTACAAAAAAGTAAGTTCTATTCTTAGAAATGTTTTTGTATctactttaagagaaaaaaatcaatcagctCAAAAATAGTCCTTAGGCCAAAGAAACACATGGGGGCTGTCATATTCAGCTACGCTTCACAAGTAATCACTCCCTTCTGAATGAGAAAGTACAGTATTTGTCATAAAATAAAAACCTCTATTAAAATTATCAGTGGCAGATATAACTTCAGATGCAAAGAGCCAAGGGAGCAAAACAATCCAGAGTTTAAAAGTGAACCTATTTACTATGTTCTCTCTCCCACGTAGTCATTGGATCACTAGCCGGAGAGGGGAGGAGCCGAGGAGGCGGTCGCAGTGCTGCTTCTCCCGCCTGAACTTTCAGTTCTCAATGAGGTCCGATTGCAGCTTATAATAACTCTTGGCCAACCAGCAAGCTCACTATTTGCGTAGTGCACCTATAGAGCGGCTTAGGGCAACCATGTCTGGTCGCGGCAAAGGTGGCAAGGGTCTCGGTAAGGGTGGTGCTAAGCGCCACCGCAAAGTTCTGCGCGACAACATCCAGGGTATCACCAAGCCCGCCATTCGGCGTCTGGCTCGGCGAGGTGGTGTAAAGCGCATCTCCGGCCTCATCTACGAGGAGACCCGCGGGGTGCTGAAGGTGTTCCTAGAGAACGTGATCCGGGACGCCGTCACCTACACCGAGCACGCCAAGCGCAAGACTGTCACAGCCATGGACGTGGTCTACGCGCTCAAGCGCCAGGGACGCACGCTCTACGGCTTCGGCGGTTAGAATCTCgtcttaatgcttttttttttctttctaaaggcCCTTTTTAGGGCCGCCCACTTTCTCCCAGAAAGAGCTGTACGTGAGTTGAGCGGTTAACGGTTGACACTGGTGGAACGAGTATTAACTTTTTACATAGGCCAAGCAGCTCGCTCTCACAACGCCTCTAAGCCAATCTTTTGCTGTTTGCTAGGAGTGGTGGTACCTTCAGCCAATCGGGCAGCAGGGGCTTGCTTCTGGGTGGGGCTAAGGCTGGACTAAGGGACGCTCGCGGGAGAGGCCTCAGGGATTCTCTGAAAAACGTGTAGTTTGGAATTCCTGGCTCTCAATATTTAGGAGGGGTACGTTGCCCCACATCGCCTAAAAGCTACAGGTTATGGTTTCTGGAAGGAGGTAGTTTCTCTCGGCAATTTCCTGGAAGGCTGGAGTTGAGCTGAATCGCCGCCGAGCGCATTTTTAATCCTAGGAAGATTCATTGAGTACAAACTAGCAGAGCCTGCGACGGTGCTTCTGGTAGTTCACAGGAAGCCAGATCAATTAGAATACGTTAACAGAAAATGCTGGGTGTTCATTCCTAGTATGCTTCCCCTGAGCATTGTCAGGAAAGATCTCTTTGACCTCTCTCGCTCCCCAGCTCCCCAAACTCGTCGTCCTCCACTGGGTCCTGGCCCCAGATCTTCTAGGCCAGTACCTCCTGAGTCTGAGTCAGGTATCATGCTGAGTGTAGTCACCCCCACCAAAGCCGaagatctttg
It encodes the following:
- the H2AC4 gene encoding histone H2A type 1-B/E, which codes for MSGRGKQGGKARAKAKTRSSRAGLQFPVGRVHRLLRKGNYSERVGAGAPVYLAAVLEYLTAEILELAGNAARDNKKTRIIPRHLQLAIRNDEELNKLLGRVTIAQGGVLPNIQAVLLPKKTESHHKAKGK
- the H3C2 gene encoding histone H3.1; translated protein: MARTKQTARKSTGGKAPRKQLATKAARKSAPATGGVKKPHRYRPGTVALREIRRYQKSTELLIRKLPFQRLVREIAQDFKTDLRFQSSAVMALQEACEAYLVGLFEDTNLCAIHAKRVTIMPKDIQLARRIRGERA
- the H4C2 gene encoding histone H4, translating into MSGRGKGGKGLGKGGAKRHRKVLRDNIQGITKPAIRRLARRGGVKRISGLIYEETRGVLKVFLENVIRDAVTYTEHAKRKTVTAMDVVYALKRQGRTLYGFGG